Proteins from a single region of Hydra vulgaris chromosome 12, alternate assembly HydraT2T_AEP:
- the LOC136087891 gene encoding uncharacterized protein LOC136087891: MLRFFIFLIKKQNVISKNPEKRDKIVKEFLDLKKRIQNNSLYEKMGETNLQLDLENFLEIRIDVLTQDIYTLPSEAYLLFEGQLVKFADGTAYANTDAVTLTKNGIMHLFREISYQLSNQNVETINHQGKATTMLRMLKYLNDFQLAQGLNQLWYKDTATTAVLTDNSGFALRKAYIIQKPTTKGTFSFCIPLRHIFGFCYDYDKVIFDFKHTITLVRKTDYDEIFKLSTVADAKVNLNKISLFIPHVLPADAERFKLFNQIASKTNIPVCYCQRQCDTISVQQSTRFSWDVCTSIGTERPRYVIVAFQTNKSGDQNTNPSIFDHCDLSNIYISLNSERYPAVDYNLSFPNQQFSRAYRDAADRDDWYR, encoded by the exons ATGTTgcgtttttttatatttcttataaaaaaacaaaatgtcatTTCTAAAAATCCTGAAAAACGagataaaattgttaaagaGTTCTTagatcttaaaaaaagaatacagaATAATAGTTTATATGAAAAGATGGGTGAAACTAATTTACAGTTAGACTTAGAAAATT TCCTGGAAATAAGAATCGACGTTCTGACACAAGATATTTACACACTTCCATCTGAAGCTTATCTCTTATTTGAAGGACAACTTGTTAAATTTGCTGATGGAACAGCTTATGCTAATACAGATGCAGTGACGCTGACAAAAAATggtattatgcatttatttCGTGAAATATCATACCAATTATCAAACCAAAATGTAGAAACTATTAATCACCAAGGTAAAGCAACTACAATGTTAAGAATGCTTAAATACCTAAACGACTTTCAATTAGCGCAAGGATTAAATCAATTGTGGTATAAAGATACTGCAACAACAGCAGTACTTACTGATAACTCAGGGTTTGCATTAAGAAAAGCATACATAATTCAGAAACCAACAACAAAAGGAACATTTTCATTTTGCATACCTTTAAGGCACATTTTTGGATTCTGTTATGATTACgacaaagttatttttgattttaaacatACAATAACTCTTGTAAGAAAAACTGATTATGacgaaatttttaaactttctactgtagctgatgcaaaagttaatcttaataaaatatcattgtTTATACCACATGTTCTACCAGCAGATGCAGAaaggtttaaactttttaatcaaatcGCATCAAAAACGAACATTCCAGTATGTTATTGTCAGCGTCAGTGTGATACTATATCTGTTCAACAATCTACTAGATTTTCTTGGGACGTGTGCACAAGTATAGGTACTGAAAGACCAAGATACGTTATTGTTgcatttcaaacaaataaaagtgGAGACCAAAATACTAATCCctcaatatttgatcattgtgaCTTGTCAAATATCTACATTTCTCTTAATTCTGAAAGATATCCTGCTGTtgattataatttatcattccCAAATCAGCAATTTTCAAGAGCTTATAGAGATGCAGCAGATAGAGATGATTGGTATAGATAA